The following DNA comes from Pseudomonas marginalis.
GCGCTGCCGGCGCGGCGGTCGCGCTTGCCACTGGCCTCGCCTGCAGCTGCGCGCCGAGTCGTGCCCAATCGCCGTCGTCCAGCTCCAGGGTCAAGTCCACCGGCAGGTCGCCGATGGTTCCACGAATTCGCAACATCGTCCTTACTCCTGCATTTTTCTGACGAGCATGCTCCCATGCGGCTTGCGCAACGCCAAGCGGGAGGGCAAACTCTCGGCACTATTGTTATAAGATCACATAACAAAACTTTCATCTCCTGGAGCTTTCCCATGCGCCGTCTGTTGCTTGCTTTGCCGTTTGCCCTGTTGCCGCTCGCCATCGCTCATGCCGCCGACGAGCATGACCACGATCACGAACACGGCAGCCTCGGCGCCCACGAGCATGGCGTAGGCCGCCTTAACGCGGTACTCGACGGCCAGGCCATGGAGCTTGAACTGGACAGCCCGGCGATGAACCTGGTGGGCTTCGAACACCTCGCCACCAGCGCAGCCGACAAAGCCAAGGTCGCCGCCGCCCGCAAACAGCTGGAGACCCCACTGGCCCTGTTCAACCTGCCCAAGGCCGCGGGTTGCGTGATCAGCTCCCAGGAACTCAACAGCCCGCTGTTCGGCGACAAACCGGAAGCCGACCACGACGACGATGATGATGACCACGACGCCAAAGACGGCGCCCACGAGCATCATCACGATCACAGTGAAATCCACGCCCACTACCAATTCACCTGCGCCACGCCGACCGCCCTGGGCAACCTGGACCTGACCCAGGTGTTCAAGACCTTCCCCGCCACCCAGAAAATTCAGGTACAACTGATCGGCCCGAGCGGCCAGCAAGGTGTTGAAGCGACGGCCACAGCAGCCACCCTGAAGTTCTGAGTGCCCATGACCCACCCATTGATCGAACTGTCTGACCTGGGCTTTAACTGGCCCGGTCACCCACAGTTGCTGGACATCCCCGCGTTCCGCCTGGAAGCGGGGGAAACCCTGTTTCTCAAGGGGCCGAGCGGCAGTGGCAAAACCACCTTGCTCGGCCTGCTCGGCGGTGTGCAGAAGCCCAGCCTGGGCAGTATCCGCCTGCTCGGCCAGGAGCTGACCGAACTTTCGGCCGGCGCCCGGGACCGCTTTCGCGTTGACCACACCGGCTATATCTTCCAGCAGTTCAACCTGCTGCCGTTCCTGTCGGTGCGCGAGAACGTCGAGCTGCCCTGTCACTTTTCCAAGCTGCGCGCGCAACGGGCAAAGCTGCGCCACGGCAGTGTCGACACAGCCGCCGCCACATTGCTGGCGCACCTGGGCCTGAAGGATAAGGACTTGCTGGAGCGCCGCGCCGACTCGCTGTCCATCGGCCAACAGCAACGGGTGGCCGCCGCCCGTGCGCTGATCGGCCAACCGGAGTTGGTGATCGCCGACGAGCCCACCTCGGCCCTGGACTACGACGCCCGCGAAGCCTTCATTCGACTGCTGTTCGCCGAATGCCGCGAAGCCGGCGCCAGCCTGTTGTTTGTCAGCCATGACCAGAGCCTGGCGCCGCTGTTCGACCGCAACCTGTCGCTGGCCGAACTCAATCGCGCCGCCACGCCCGCAGAGGTTTGAGATGTATCTGTTTCGTCTAGCCATGGCCAGCCTGGCTAACCGCCGCTTTACCGCGATCCTCACCGCCTTCGCCATCGCCTTGTCGGTGTGCCTGCTGCTGGCGGTGGAACGCGTGCGCGTTGAGGCGCGCAACAGTTTCGCCAGCACCATCAGCGGCACCGACCTGATCGTCGGCGCCCGCTCCGGTTCGGTCAACCTGCTGCTGTACTCGGTGTTCCGCATCGGCAACGCCACCAACAACATTCGGTGGGACAGCTACGAGCACTTCGCCGCCAGCCCCCAGGTGAAATGGGCCATCCCGATTTCCCTCGGCGACTCCCATCGCGGTTACCGCGTCATGGGCACCAACGAGTCGTACTTCGAGCACTACCAGTACGGGCGCAAACAGAACCTGGAACTGGCCAGCGGCCGCGCCTTCGCCACCGACCCGTTCGAAGTGGTGCTCGGCGCCGAAGTCGCCGATGCCCTGCACTACAAGCTCGGCGACAAGCTGGTGCTGGCCCACGGCGTGGCGGTGGTCAGCCTGGTAAAACACGATGACAAACCGTTCACCGTGGTCGGTATTCTCAAGCGCACCGGCACGCCGGTGGACCGCACGCTGCATATCAGCCTCGGCGGCATGGAGGCGATCCATATCGACTGGCACAACGGCGTACCGGCCCAGGGCAAAGGCCGCATCAGTGCCGACCAGGCGCGCAACATGGACCTCACCCCGCAAGCCATCACGGCTTTTATGCTCGGCCTGAACAACAAGATTTCCACCTTCGCCCTGCAGCGGGAGATCAACGAA
Coding sequences within:
- a CDS encoding ABC transporter ATP-binding protein gives rise to the protein MTHPLIELSDLGFNWPGHPQLLDIPAFRLEAGETLFLKGPSGSGKTTLLGLLGGVQKPSLGSIRLLGQELTELSAGARDRFRVDHTGYIFQQFNLLPFLSVRENVELPCHFSKLRAQRAKLRHGSVDTAAATLLAHLGLKDKDLLERRADSLSIGQQQRVAAARALIGQPELVIADEPTSALDYDAREAFIRLLFAECREAGASLLFVSHDQSLAPLFDRNLSLAELNRAATPAEV
- a CDS encoding DUF2796 domain-containing protein; this translates as MRRLLLALPFALLPLAIAHAADEHDHDHEHGSLGAHEHGVGRLNAVLDGQAMELELDSPAMNLVGFEHLATSAADKAKVAAARKQLETPLALFNLPKAAGCVISSQELNSPLFGDKPEADHDDDDDDHDAKDGAHEHHHDHSEIHAHYQFTCATPTALGNLDLTQVFKTFPATQKIQVQLIGPSGQQGVEATATAATLKF
- a CDS encoding ABC transporter permease produces the protein MYLFRLAMASLANRRFTAILTAFAIALSVCLLLAVERVRVEARNSFASTISGTDLIVGARSGSVNLLLYSVFRIGNATNNIRWDSYEHFAASPQVKWAIPISLGDSHRGYRVMGTNESYFEHYQYGRKQNLELASGRAFATDPFEVVLGAEVADALHYKLGDKLVLAHGVAVVSLVKHDDKPFTVVGILKRTGTPVDRTLHISLGGMEAIHIDWHNGVPAQGKGRISADQARNMDLTPQAITAFMLGLNNKISTFALQREINEFRGEPMLAILPGVALQELWSMMGTAEKALFVISLFVVLTGLIGMLTAILTSLNERRREMAILRSVGARPWHIATLLIFEAFALALSGVIAGVGLLYVCIAASRGYLQANYGLDLPMSWPSEYEWTLLAGILAAALLMGSVPAWRAYRQSLADGLSIRL